A window of Ketobacter sp. MCCC 1A13808 contains these coding sequences:
- a CDS encoding carboxylesterase/lipase family protein, with protein sequence MKDLFNVKLRLLTATLLSIGLLHASPGFANGVDTPATQASVNTGTTLYNGISTDYGASFVGIPYAAAPVDALRWQPPQPAVIGSEFDATVAGAACPQIASPYGVGSENEDCLSLNVYKPKPRQGKNAQQKLPVVVWMHGGSLTSGVSSLYDPVKLVKRNLVVVTINYRLGALGYLSHPALAAETEAGNSGNYGLMDQQAALRWVRDNIAAFGGDPDNVTLSGQSAGGYSVLANLVSPASAGLFHKAIVQSGVYTLEEPTQQQWEVAGSALAVAMGCEDQSAECLRNLEVATILENQGSIATQYPIVVDGATIPQQITNAISTGEFHHMPVMNGSTSDEFSLYVAALNELVGNPVTEENYLQSIIGAGIPEVIAPLAQAEYPLSDYASPGLALIALGTDAAFACNAQAMSFWLAAFVPTYAYEFADPEPAPLLPPISFPYGAYHGSDVQYIMQTPNSLVTEKTKPQQALEHQMLSYWASFARHGNPNVNLAPYWFRFKTSLPVMQSLKPWLAYPTLNFHQKHHCEFWYGFAES encoded by the coding sequence ATGAAAGATCTGTTTAACGTTAAATTGCGCTTGCTTACTGCAACGCTACTTAGTATCGGATTACTGCACGCTTCTCCCGGTTTCGCGAACGGGGTTGATACACCCGCGACCCAAGCCTCTGTAAATACCGGCACAACGCTTTATAACGGCATATCCACCGATTACGGAGCCAGCTTTGTTGGCATCCCTTATGCCGCCGCACCCGTTGATGCGTTGCGTTGGCAGCCCCCACAACCGGCCGTGATCGGCTCGGAGTTTGATGCCACTGTAGCCGGAGCGGCCTGCCCGCAAATTGCGTCCCCCTACGGAGTGGGCAGTGAAAATGAAGACTGTTTGTCATTAAATGTATACAAGCCCAAACCCCGGCAAGGAAAAAATGCGCAACAGAAGTTGCCGGTGGTCGTGTGGATGCATGGTGGATCGCTGACCAGCGGCGTGAGCAGCCTCTATGACCCGGTCAAGCTGGTGAAGCGTAATCTGGTTGTGGTGACTATCAACTACCGCTTGGGTGCTCTGGGTTACCTCAGTCATCCGGCGCTCGCTGCTGAAACCGAAGCGGGCAACTCTGGAAATTACGGTTTGATGGATCAGCAGGCGGCTTTACGTTGGGTGCGGGATAACATCGCAGCCTTCGGCGGCGACCCGGATAACGTTACCCTCAGCGGTCAATCAGCGGGCGGGTATAGTGTCCTGGCGAACCTGGTATCACCGGCTTCTGCTGGCTTGTTTCATAAAGCCATCGTGCAGAGCGGCGTTTATACGTTAGAAGAGCCCACCCAGCAGCAATGGGAAGTGGCCGGTTCGGCACTGGCCGTGGCCATGGGGTGTGAAGATCAATCAGCGGAATGTTTGCGCAATCTGGAGGTGGCCACCATTCTGGAGAACCAGGGTTCTATCGCTACCCAGTATCCGATCGTGGTGGACGGCGCGACCATTCCACAGCAAATCACCAATGCGATTTCCACCGGCGAATTTCATCATATGCCGGTGATGAACGGTTCAACCAGTGATGAGTTTAGTTTGTATGTGGCCGCGTTAAACGAACTGGTAGGAAACCCGGTGACAGAGGAAAACTATTTGCAGTCCATAATAGGGGCCGGCATACCCGAGGTCATTGCGCCTTTGGCTCAGGCCGAGTATCCGCTGTCCGATTATGCTTCTCCCGGATTGGCGTTAATAGCGTTGGGCACCGATGCGGCGTTTGCCTGCAACGCGCAGGCTATGTCGTTTTGGCTGGCGGCATTTGTACCTACTTATGCCTATGAATTTGCAGACCCTGAACCTGCGCCTTTGTTACCGCCCATCAGCTTCCCATACGGCGCGTATCATGGCTCGGATGTGCAATATATTATGCAAACGCCGAATAGCCTGGTAACAGAAAAAACCAAACCGCAACAAGCGCTGGAGCATCAAATGCTCAGCTATTGGGCGAGTTTTGCCCGTCACGGAAATCCGAATGTGAATCTGGCTCCTTATTGGTTCCGTTTTAAAACGTCGCTACCGGTAATGCAAAGTCTCAAGCCGTGGCTGGCTTACCCCACTTTGAATTTCCATCAAAAGCACCATTGTGAATTCTGGTACGGATTTGCTGAGAGTTAA
- a CDS encoding glutathione S-transferase family protein: MTKHQLIGAEVSLYTGKLRCYLQYKKIPFDEVVASGEVYRDTIIARTGVRYIPVLITDDDQALQDTTEIIDYLERRYVEAPVYPSTPFQKLIALLLEVYGDEWLVIPAMHYRWNIEENKDFAVAEFGRTSVPDASAEEQLIVGKKMSGPFAGSLPVLGVSDTNTKAIETSYLGLLKELDRHFKATPFLLGTRPCIGDFGLIGPLYAHLYRDPYSGRLMQEQAPNVVAWVNRMINPDPLTGDFLPDDQVPETLMPVLQRMFREQGPVIRSTLDRVAEWASVNADGKAEQEISRAIGSHTFTVEGAEAERLVFPYCQWMWQRPYDCYQGMNEENRTTVERRLAVLPGALELLRHPVTQRVVRKNNRLLLG, translated from the coding sequence ATGACAAAACATCAACTTATTGGTGCCGAAGTTTCCCTGTATACCGGCAAACTTCGATGTTATCTGCAATATAAAAAGATCCCGTTCGATGAGGTTGTCGCTTCCGGTGAGGTTTACCGCGACACCATTATCGCCCGCACCGGTGTGCGATATATCCCGGTATTAATTACCGATGATGATCAGGCATTGCAGGACACCACGGAAATAATCGATTATCTGGAGCGGCGCTATGTGGAGGCCCCGGTTTATCCATCCACTCCCTTTCAGAAACTGATTGCGTTGTTGTTGGAAGTCTATGGCGATGAGTGGCTGGTCATTCCTGCCATGCATTACCGCTGGAATATCGAGGAAAACAAGGATTTTGCCGTTGCCGAATTCGGGCGTACCTCGGTGCCGGACGCCAGTGCTGAAGAGCAATTAATTGTCGGAAAAAAAATGTCAGGCCCGTTTGCCGGGTCGTTGCCGGTTCTGGGTGTTTCCGACACCAATACAAAGGCAATCGAAACCAGTTATCTGGGGTTGCTGAAAGAGTTGGACCGGCATTTTAAGGCGACGCCGTTTCTGTTGGGTACGCGCCCTTGCATCGGCGACTTCGGCCTCATAGGTCCACTCTACGCTCACCTTTATCGCGATCCTTATTCCGGTCGTCTAATGCAAGAACAGGCTCCAAACGTCGTAGCCTGGGTGAACCGGATGATTAACCCAGACCCGTTAACCGGTGATTTTTTACCGGATGATCAGGTGCCGGAAACCTTGATGCCGGTGTTGCAACGCATGTTCAGGGAGCAGGGGCCGGTGATCCGTTCAACACTGGACAGGGTTGCAGAGTGGGCCAGCGTGAACGCCGACGGCAAAGCGGAACAGGAAATTTCACGCGCAATCGGTTCGCATACTTTTACTGTGGAAGGTGCCGAAGCAGAGCGCTTAGTGTTTCCCTATTGCCAGTGGATGTGGCAGCGCCCCTATGATTGCTACCAGGGTATGAACGAAGAAAACCGAACAACAGTAGAGCGCAGGCTGGCAGTGTTACCGGGAGCGCTGGAGTTATTGCGCCATCCGGTTACACAGCGGGTCGTGCGTAAGAATAATCGTTTACTGTTAGGCTAG
- a CDS encoding helix-turn-helix domain-containing protein has translation MNSNDPHLPSSFLDPLICYLDIRGLDAPALRADIAALSQDPRINTTAFTDLLNRIYQLEPVPALGMRIAAVTKPEHFGVVGYLLTSCSTLGQALIRYGRFQALVFTGLNAVVRKSRNAVSHRWNLSDQGTHLSCEYSVAIFVNLYQSLIGKKIPPVSVGVPISKNKDYKIYEALLGCPVEFDCSCLRVDIPAQAMLMTISSSDAYLLKLFDEQAQSMLGQTKATSDSFDQFLKQLQQQLLIAMKDGDTSANTVASQMGFALRTFYRNLSNHGYSYRSVLANSRRQLAKRYLADPALSPSEVALLLGYSEQSAFIRAFKGWMGMTPGEYRRTLTRNT, from the coding sequence ATGAATTCAAATGACCCCCATCTGCCCAGCAGTTTTCTTGACCCCCTGATCTGCTATCTGGATATTCGCGGTCTGGATGCGCCTGCCCTTCGTGCCGACATCGCAGCTCTGAGCCAGGATCCGCGGATTAACACCACCGCCTTTACCGATCTGTTAAACCGGATCTATCAACTGGAACCGGTGCCGGCTCTGGGCATGCGTATTGCTGCGGTCACCAAACCCGAGCATTTCGGCGTGGTTGGCTACCTGCTGACTTCCTGCAGCACTCTGGGACAGGCACTGATTCGCTACGGCCGCTTTCAGGCGCTGGTGTTTACCGGTTTAAATGCCGTTGTACGGAAAAGCCGTAACGCAGTAAGCCACCGCTGGAATTTGAGTGACCAGGGAACGCATCTTTCCTGTGAATACAGCGTTGCTATCTTCGTCAATTTATATCAATCGCTAATCGGTAAAAAAATCCCGCCAGTAAGCGTCGGGGTTCCCATTAGTAAAAATAAGGACTATAAAATATACGAAGCCTTGCTTGGTTGTCCGGTGGAATTTGATTGCTCTTGCTTGCGGGTGGATATTCCAGCCCAAGCAATGTTGATGACCATTTCCAGCAGCGACGCTTACCTGTTGAAATTATTTGATGAGCAGGCCCAATCCATGTTGGGTCAAACCAAAGCAACGTCCGATAGCTTTGATCAATTCCTAAAGCAATTACAGCAACAACTACTGATAGCGATGAAAGACGGCGACACCAGTGCCAACACTGTGGCAAGCCAAATGGGGTTTGCCCTGCGTACGTTTTACCGTAATTTGAGCAATCATGGTTACAGTTACCGCTCGGTATTGGCGAATTCAAGAAGACAATTGGCCAAACGCTATCTGGCCGATCCCGCATTGTCTCCGTCGGAAGTGGCACTGCTGCTCGGCTATTCCGAGCAGAGTGCATTTATCAGAGCATTTAAAGGCTGGATGGGTATGACCCCGGGGGAATATCGCCGAACCCTTACCCGCAATACTTAA
- a CDS encoding Ig-like domain-containing protein: MTSPLYGADADGSDAIYGDAIQWFMEQTLAIPAVARDFDAAINERPFLIPQATSHALTTVRDKPLTFTLKARHYSDPDLPEVPLQYGIIEGPYHGTLKGTPPELEYIPDAGFTGLDLIRFEVDDGEDGASEGRIDFKVAGSYTLFESGQVRPLALNSDGTRLYALNTPDGRLEIFDVSKQRPVHLKSVAVGLEPVAIALRNDNEAWVVNTLSDSVSVVDVSSAVPYVKHTLQVGDEPQDIVFAGKDGQRAFIATAHRGQNSPSDFAAMTPGIGRADIWSFDADSVNQGNSDPLTIVTLFGMPPRGLAVSPDGSTVYAGIYKSGNQTASVTHNFRAEGKYSTKFGKPGVKTDAAGVRAPNTGLIVKYDGEHWVDLYGKAWDQFVHFNLPDYDVFEIDADAALPEVKAQHAHVGTSLFNLEVNPKTGAVYVSNMEARNELMFEGKGERSGIQTLRGRFIENRITVIKNGEVLPRDLNTHLNDARPEGSEDDNARSLAYPLQMQIDDAGETLYLAAYGSSKVGIFDVDELESHSFTPSASEHIEVTGGGPSGLALDQARNRLFVLTRFDNSISVIDTVTKAETSHTAMYNPEPDFIVKGRPFLYDARFSSGRGDSSCASCHLFGDNDGLAWDLGDPDNAWTVNPRPYFSKAFSRFALRVHHPMKGPMATQSFRGLEFQGPMHWRGDRTGAVRLHGESLEKTAFKEFRVAYVGLLGRNTEPSEEELNLFADFVLQLRYPPNPNRQLDDTLRPSEAEGSDTFFNVKTTGFKSPSTGNVGLLLCNDCHELNPDLERFGSSTLMSFEGVESSQDLKISHLRSLYTKVGMFGQQLRKPTSTSRFMGDQLSGFGFAHAGADDTIETFLTLKVFHIPEELLQGLIDFMMVFPTGLAPITGQQVTLNAAHQDQGDRLDLMVAQALAHTLAEGPLKPQCELVAQGTIAGASRNWLLKEDGRFHGDKASDPALADAGLRRLALQAGNSVTFSCVPFGNGKRIALDRDEDGVLNRDDGALYGKPETNVAAANPLAPKEVDELVDAVEGGFEREFMQKLMGDFPSFRRF; the protein is encoded by the coding sequence ATGACCTCTCCTCTCTATGGAGCTGATGCCGATGGCTCGGATGCCATATACGGAGACGCCATCCAATGGTTTATGGAACAAACCCTGGCCATACCTGCGGTAGCCAGAGACTTCGATGCAGCAATCAACGAACGTCCGTTCCTGATTCCACAAGCCACCTCCCATGCCCTCACCACCGTGCGGGACAAACCCCTAACCTTCACGTTAAAAGCAAGACACTACAGCGACCCCGATTTGCCGGAAGTACCGCTGCAATACGGCATTATCGAGGGGCCTTATCACGGCACCCTGAAAGGCACGCCACCGGAGCTTGAGTATATTCCTGATGCCGGCTTTACCGGCCTTGACCTGATCCGGTTTGAAGTGGATGACGGTGAAGACGGCGCCAGTGAAGGACGCATCGATTTTAAAGTGGCCGGCTCCTATACCCTGTTTGAAAGCGGGCAGGTACGGCCATTGGCGTTGAACAGTGACGGCACACGCTTGTATGCGTTGAATACGCCGGATGGTCGGCTGGAAATTTTTGATGTCAGCAAACAACGACCGGTGCACCTTAAGAGTGTCGCCGTCGGCCTTGAACCCGTCGCGATTGCGTTGCGCAATGACAACGAAGCCTGGGTGGTCAATACCTTATCGGACAGTGTGAGCGTTGTCGATGTCAGCAGCGCTGTGCCTTACGTGAAACACACGTTACAAGTGGGTGATGAACCCCAGGATATTGTGTTCGCGGGCAAGGACGGTCAGCGTGCATTTATTGCAACCGCTCATCGCGGACAGAATTCACCCTCCGACTTTGCTGCCATGACACCGGGGATCGGCAGAGCGGATATCTGGAGTTTCGACGCAGACAGTGTCAATCAGGGCAACAGCGATCCCCTTACCATTGTCACCCTGTTTGGTATGCCGCCCAGAGGGTTGGCCGTTAGCCCGGATGGCAGCACCGTATACGCCGGCATATACAAATCCGGCAATCAAACTGCGTCTGTCACTCATAACTTCCGCGCCGAAGGCAAATACAGCACCAAATTCGGAAAGCCCGGCGTTAAAACCGATGCGGCTGGAGTACGCGCACCCAATACCGGTCTAATTGTAAAGTACGACGGTGAACACTGGGTGGACCTGTACGGCAAGGCCTGGGACCAGTTTGTTCATTTTAACCTACCGGATTACGATGTATTTGAAATCGACGCGGACGCAGCGCTACCGGAAGTCAAGGCACAACACGCTCACGTGGGTACCTCGCTATTTAATCTGGAGGTCAATCCCAAAACCGGGGCAGTTTATGTTTCAAATATGGAAGCCCGCAATGAATTGATGTTTGAAGGCAAAGGTGAGCGTTCCGGTATTCAGACTTTGCGCGGACGCTTCATCGAAAACCGCATTACCGTGATCAAAAACGGCGAGGTGCTACCCCGCGACCTGAATACCCACCTGAATGACGCCAGGCCGGAAGGCTCAGAGGATGACAATGCCCGCAGTCTCGCCTACCCCCTGCAAATGCAGATAGACGACGCGGGTGAAACGCTCTATCTCGCGGCGTATGGTTCCTCTAAAGTGGGGATCTTCGACGTGGATGAGTTAGAAAGTCATTCGTTTACGCCCTCTGCATCTGAGCATATTGAAGTGACCGGTGGCGGCCCCAGTGGTCTGGCACTGGATCAGGCCCGCAACCGTTTGTTCGTTTTGACCCGGTTCGACAACAGCATTTCTGTTATCGACACAGTAACCAAAGCCGAAACCAGTCACACCGCCATGTATAACCCGGAGCCGGACTTCATTGTAAAAGGAAGACCGTTCCTATATGACGCCCGCTTTAGCTCCGGGCGTGGTGACTCGTCCTGCGCCAGCTGTCATCTGTTCGGCGACAACGACGGTCTGGCTTGGGATCTGGGCGATCCCGATAACGCGTGGACAGTCAACCCACGCCCCTACTTTAGCAAAGCCTTTTCACGCTTTGCATTGCGTGTGCACCACCCGATGAAAGGCCCCATGGCAACCCAATCCTTTCGCGGACTGGAATTCCAGGGCCCCATGCATTGGCGGGGCGACCGCACCGGTGCCGTCCGCCTGCACGGGGAATCACTGGAAAAAACCGCGTTCAAGGAGTTTCGCGTTGCTTATGTCGGATTGTTGGGACGGAATACCGAGCCAAGCGAGGAGGAGCTGAATCTGTTCGCCGATTTCGTATTGCAACTGCGTTATCCACCCAATCCCAACCGACAGCTTGACGACACCTTACGTCCCAGCGAAGCAGAAGGCAGTGATACATTCTTTAACGTCAAAACAACGGGGTTCAAATCGCCTTCCACAGGCAATGTCGGTTTGCTGCTGTGTAATGATTGTCACGAACTGAACCCGGACCTGGAACGCTTTGGTTCCAGCACGCTTATGAGCTTCGAAGGGGTTGAATCCTCCCAGGATCTGAAAATTTCGCACCTGCGGTCGTTGTACACCAAAGTGGGGATGTTTGGACAGCAGTTGCGTAAGCCGACCAGCACCTCCAGATTTATGGGTGATCAGCTGTCCGGCTTCGGTTTCGCTCATGCGGGTGCAGATGACACCATAGAAACCTTTCTGACACTGAAAGTGTTTCATATTCCGGAAGAATTGTTGCAGGGTCTGATTGATTTTATGATGGTATTTCCCACCGGACTGGCGCCCATAACCGGACAGCAAGTAACGCTGAACGCCGCACACCAAGATCAGGGGGATCGCCTGGATTTAATGGTTGCACAGGCTTTGGCCCATACTCTGGCAGAGGGGCCGCTAAAGCCGCAATGCGAATTAGTCGCCCAAGGCACCATTGCAGGGGCATCACGCAACTGGTTATTAAAAGAGGATGGCCGTTTCCATGGGGACAAGGCATCCGATCCCGCCTTAGCGGATGCAGGACTACGCCGGTTAGCACTGCAAGCCGGAAACTCGGTTACCTTTAGCTGTGTGCCCTTCGGCAACGGCAAGCGCATTGCACTGGATCGCGATGAGGATGGTGTGTTAAACCGGGATGATGGCGCACTGTATGGTAAACCTGAAACCAACGTTGCTGCGGCCAATCCGCTGGCACCCAAAGAAGTAGACGAACTGGTGGATGCCGTGGAGGGCGGCTTCGAACGGGAGTTCATGCAAAAACTCATGGGCGACTTTCCGAGTTTCCGCCGTTTTTAA
- a CDS encoding molybdopterin oxidoreductase family protein translates to MRDARAQREADENARAQLPVKTHFRTCTLCEAMCGVKIEYQGDKILSVAGDADDQHSQGHICPKGYSLQDLHNDPDRLKKPLHKVNDEWQPIEWDDAFDLVAERFVDIQARHGNDAIAGYWGNPTSHNLGLLLATGKFRKALGSRNLYTAASLDQMPHQVMSYLMFGHGQIFTIPDIDRTDYMLMLGANPAASNGSLMSSGDVLRRLQAIKERGGKLVLLDPRKTESAIYASEHHYIRPTTDALFLIGLIQHIVRERLFDPGHLLPLSDQWDQLTAMFEAYELDNISALCGIPASEIKRIAEEFAAAEKAVCYGRMGVSAQSFGTLNHWLMNVLNILTGNLDSPGGSMFTQPAVNMAIKPSTAGSFNQYQSRVSGLPEFNREFPTTVMAEEMLVPGEGQIKAFICMAGNPVLSAPNGRQLDAALEQLEFVVSVDFYLNETSRHADLILPPTGPLEHEQYDLVFNLLAVRNVAKFAEPLFESPEDSRSDWDIMQGITKRITRLKQGGDPVPGKPEIDPVGMVDFGLRSGPYGEKFSAYINGEPVEQEQGLSLKVLKQFPHGLDLGPMQSCLPEYLFTRDKKINLIPPPVLEDLQRLDTFFDSAVSESEADAQPLILIGRRDLRTNNSWMHNSKRLVKGKDRCALLMHPQDAAGRGIKDRGRVTVSSRVGELEVDVRLSEDLMPGVVSLPHGWGHNREGIALQVAQSNPGVSVNDLTDDQLYDRFTGNAALNGVPVRISAVG, encoded by the coding sequence ATCCGTGATGCGCGTGCTCAGCGTGAAGCGGATGAAAATGCTCGGGCACAATTACCGGTTAAAACCCATTTCCGCACGTGCACCTTATGCGAAGCGATGTGTGGAGTGAAGATTGAATATCAGGGCGATAAAATTCTTTCGGTAGCGGGTGATGCCGACGATCAGCATAGTCAGGGGCATATATGTCCGAAAGGTTATTCCCTGCAGGATTTACACAATGACCCTGATCGTTTGAAAAAACCCTTGCACAAAGTCAATGACGAATGGCAGCCGATTGAATGGGACGATGCGTTTGATCTGGTAGCGGAGCGGTTTGTGGATATTCAGGCACGCCACGGTAATGACGCAATAGCCGGGTATTGGGGCAATCCGACATCACATAACCTGGGCTTGTTATTGGCGACCGGCAAATTCCGTAAGGCGCTGGGCTCCAGAAATTTGTATACCGCGGCTTCGCTGGACCAGATGCCACATCAGGTGATGTCCTATCTGATGTTCGGCCATGGACAGATCTTTACCATTCCCGATATTGACCGAACCGACTACATGCTGATGCTGGGTGCGAACCCGGCGGCCTCCAACGGCAGCTTGATGTCCTCCGGTGACGTGTTGCGCCGCTTGCAGGCGATCAAAGAGCGTGGCGGGAAATTGGTGTTACTGGATCCACGGAAAACCGAATCCGCTATTTATGCGTCCGAACACCATTATATCCGTCCAACCACCGATGCGCTTTTTCTTATCGGGCTGATTCAGCACATTGTTCGTGAGCGACTTTTCGACCCTGGTCATCTGTTACCGTTATCAGACCAATGGGATCAGCTGACGGCGATGTTCGAAGCATACGAGCTGGACAACATCAGCGCGTTGTGTGGCATACCGGCGAGCGAAATTAAGCGTATTGCCGAAGAATTTGCGGCGGCAGAGAAAGCGGTCTGTTACGGGCGTATGGGCGTTTCGGCGCAATCTTTCGGTACCCTCAACCACTGGCTAATGAACGTGTTGAATATACTCACTGGTAACCTGGATAGCCCCGGTGGCAGCATGTTTACCCAACCCGCAGTCAACATGGCGATCAAGCCTTCTACTGCCGGTAGCTTTAATCAATACCAAAGCCGGGTCAGTGGCCTACCGGAATTCAATCGTGAATTTCCGACCACCGTGATGGCTGAGGAAATGCTGGTACCGGGTGAAGGTCAGATCAAAGCCTTTATTTGTATGGCGGGTAACCCTGTGCTGTCGGCGCCCAACGGACGTCAATTGGACGCAGCACTGGAACAGCTGGAGTTTGTGGTGTCCGTGGATTTCTATCTGAACGAAACTTCGCGTCATGCGGATCTTATTCTGCCACCCACAGGGCCGCTGGAGCACGAGCAATACGATCTGGTGTTTAACTTGCTAGCTGTACGCAACGTGGCAAAATTTGCCGAGCCTTTGTTTGAGTCGCCGGAAGACAGCCGATCCGATTGGGATATTATGCAAGGTATCACCAAACGAATCACCCGGCTTAAGCAGGGCGGCGACCCGGTTCCGGGAAAACCCGAGATCGACCCGGTAGGCATGGTGGACTTCGGCTTAAGAAGCGGGCCGTATGGCGAGAAGTTCAGTGCATACATCAATGGCGAGCCGGTTGAACAAGAGCAAGGTTTAAGTCTGAAGGTATTGAAGCAATTTCCTCATGGTTTGGATCTGGGGCCGATGCAATCGTGCCTGCCGGAGTACCTGTTCACCCGCGATAAAAAAATCAATCTGATTCCGCCGCCGGTGCTCGAAGACCTGCAACGATTGGATACGTTTTTTGACAGTGCCGTGTCTGAATCAGAAGCCGACGCACAGCCACTGATTCTGATTGGTCGCCGTGATCTGCGCACCAACAATTCCTGGATGCACAACAGCAAGCGTTTGGTAAAAGGCAAAGATCGTTGCGCGCTACTCATGCATCCGCAGGATGCGGCAGGACGGGGGATTAAAGATCGGGGTCGAGTGACTGTGAGCAGTCGGGTCGGTGAGCTGGAAGTGGATGTTCGTCTGAGTGAAGATTTGATGCCCGGTGTTGTCAGTTTGCCCCATGGTTGGGGGCATAATCGCGAAGGAATTGCATTGCAGGTGGCGCAAAGCAATCCGGGGGTCAGCGTGAATGATCTCACGGATGACCAACTGTACGATCGTTTTACCGGTAATGCCGCGCTCAATGGGGTGCCAGTACGTATTTCGGCGGTCGGATAA